The genomic window GTGGGGATCCGGCCGAACCCTCCCCGTTCGGATCTCGTCATGCCCCACAGCTGAGGAACCGCCACTCTGGTCCCCTCCCCCACGGTGGGGGGGGACAGGAAGGGCCGCCGGCTTCGAGACGCAGGTCATGGTGACCCCAGGGTGTGGAGGAGTCGGCCTGTCACGGAGCCACTTGTGCGTCGATGGGAAGGTCACGGGGCATCGGCCTGGCCCCTTCCGAGCGGACATGCTCCGTCGGCCATGGCGACCCCCGCTTACACCAGCATCGTCACCGGCCTCTCCAGGAAGCCCCGGAAGGCGGCCAGGAACCGCGAGGCGGCGGCGCCGTCGACGGCCCGGTGGTCGGCGGCGAGGGTGCAGGTCATCGTCGTGGCGACGGCGAGGCGGCCCCCGCGGGCGACGGGCCGCTCGGCCGCCGCGCCCAGGCCGAGGATGCCGGCCTGGGGCGGGTTGATGATCGGGAAGATCCGGCCGATCCCGTACATACCCAGGTTGGACACGGTGAACGTCCCGCCCGAGAGCTCCTCCGGGCGGAGCCGGCCCGCCCTGGCGCGGTCGGCCAGGTCGCGGATCTCGTCGGAGAGCTCGCGAAGGCCCTTGCGGTCGGCGTCGCGGACGACCGGGGCGACGAGCCCGGCGTCGGTGGCCACCGCGACGGCCAGGTCCACGCGATCGAAACGCCGGATCGCCGCCTCTCGCCACGAGGCGTTCAGCTCGGGCACCTCCCGCAGCGCGACCGCCGCGGCGCGGGCGGCGAAGTCGTTCAGCGACGGCCGCCAGTCGGTCCCGGGGCGTGCGCCGAGCTCCTCCCTCTCCCGCAGGACGGCGTCGAGCTCGCAGTCCGCCTCCAGGTAGAAGTGCGGGATCGTCCGCTTGGATTCGCCGAGGCGGTCGGCGATCAGGCGGCGGACCGTCGAGTGCGGGATGTCGCGATGGGGGGTGTCCTGGCCGGTCGGATCGACGGGCCGGGGCGCGGAGGGCGGCCCGGCCTTCGCCGCGCGGCCGAGCGCCCGCTCCACGTCCTCGCGGACGATCCGCCCGCGCGGGCCGGTCCCGCGGAGGCCGGCCAGGTCGAGCCCCGCCTGGAGGGCCATGC from Aquisphaera giovannonii includes these protein-coding regions:
- a CDS encoding dihydrolipoamide acetyltransferase family protein produces the protein MPVEIRMPRLMDSMTQGAVVAWRKGVGEAVREGEALAEIEADKTTVDLESPAAGILARILVEADGEKVDVGRVLAVIDEGDGAGGGPPGPARTAAAEPARTPAHAPSGEGGDAGPPASPLARSMALQAGLDLAGLRGTGPRGRIVREDVERALGRAAKAGPPSAPRPVDPTGQDTPHRDIPHSTVRRLIADRLGESKRTIPHFYLEADCELDAVLREREELGARPGTDWRPSLNDFAARAAAVALREVPELNASWREAAIRRFDRVDLAVAVATDAGLVAPVVRDADRKGLRELSDEIRDLADRARAGRLRPEELSGGTFTVSNLGMYGIGRIFPIINPPQAGILGLGAAAERPVARGGRLAVATTMTCTLAADHRAVDGAAASRFLAAFRGFLERPVTMLV